From the genome of Acidimicrobiia bacterium:
ATCGTCCCCACATTCACATGCGGCTTCGAACGCTCAAACTTCGCCTTACCCATGGGATCTCCGTCTCCTCGTGTGTGTTGTCGTGGCCGACGGCGTCGGCACCGTAGCGGCGGGTGGACTCGAACCACCGACTACCCGATTATGAGCCGGGTGCTCTACCTCTGAGCTACGCCGCCCCGAGCCCCCTCCCGGGATTGAACCGGGGACCCCTTCCTTACCATGGAAGTGCTCTGCCGCTGAGCTAAGGGGGCAGTACCCGAAGGCCCCGACAGGATAGCGAGCGGGGAGTGGTCAGTGACCAGTGGCCAGTGGCCAGTGGCCAGTCACCCGTCACCCGACGCCCTTCTGCCCCGCGGACTCCGACTCGCCCGATAGTCGTCGAGTGCGGCCCGGGAACTCAACCAAAGGCCGCCGTGACGAGCCGCTCGCAGACGCCCAGACACCGCGAGCTGTCGCATGTAGGTGCTCGAGTACGGGCTTCCCTCCGCAAGGGCCGCCAGTGTGATCAGTCGGGCGTCTCCTGCCAGCCGAGGCAGGATGAACCGGTTGATGGACTCGCTCACCGCTCGGACCAGGAGCTCTACCAGGCCGGTCGTGTCGTTGCGGTCCGAGCGCTCCAGAGCACGAAGATATCGATCGCGCTGGTCCAATCGGATGACCACCGGCGGGTAGCCGGACTGGATGAGCTCCCAGTTCATCAGCAGCCGCCCCACTCGGCCATTGCCGTCGACGAAGGGGTGGATACGCTCGAACCGGGCATGTCGCCCCGCAGCGCGCGTAATCGGGTGGACAGTTTCGTCAGGCGTCGCTTCGTCAGCCCACGCCGTCATGTCGGCGTGCACCGAGGTTGCCGGTGAGGGGCTGAACCTACCCCGCCCGCCGACCAGCACCCCAGTGCTCCTGAAGGCCCCGGGCTCGTCGCGTGTCGGCGGCGGGAACGCGGCCCATACAGGACCGACGACGAGTCGGTGAACCTGTCGAACGGTCGCAAGGTCGAGAGGTGATTGTGCGGTGGCTGCTGACTCGTAGACCCAGGCAGCCGCAGCCGCATACGCCTTGACCTCCAGCGCTTCTTTGATCGATCCCCGCGCCTCGCCACGCTCGACCACGGCGCGGACGTCCGCCTCGCTGAGCGTGGTGCCCTCGATCGCCGTGGAGTGATGGGTGTCGAGCAGCCAGATCTCTCTCAGAACGTCATCAACTTCGAGGCTGTGGGGCAACCCCCCGAACCGTTCTCGAAGCAGGGCAACTTCTCGATCGACCCGCTCGACGACCTGCTGTGTTGAAGGACGCCCACGCGGCATTACGAATACCTACGCTTGGATTGAGTAGGTCATATCGTAGGTATTCGGGCGCGTCTCGTCTAGGGGTATGCAAGTTCGTCTCAAGAACTCGGTGGGGGGAGAAGGATTCGAACCTCCGTAGGCGTAGCCGGCAGATTTACAGTCTGCTCCCTTTGGCCGCTCGGGCATCCCCCCGGCGAATCGGGAGACTACCTGACCGAAGCAGTCTTCACGGCGGCGCCAGGACCGATAGATTTCAACCCACACGAACCGGAGGAAAGTCCCGACATGGCCGACCAGCCTCGCGATCGCGCTGTCATCTCGTTCGAACAGGCCGAGCGCATGGCGGCCGAACCGCGCTCCGACCCTTTGGGCGGACCCAGGACCGTCGAGTTCCTCACCTTCATCGGTGCCGTGGCCGTGGCGGTGGCCACGATCGCCCTGGTCATCCGGGTCGCCTTCCCGAGTGATCCGATGTTCGACCTCTTCCTCGGATCGTTCGACAACGTGTCGGGTGGGCTCGTGGCCCTCGGCGGGGCCGTCATCGTGTTCGGCACCGGCTACCGCTTCGCCGATCGGGGAGGGGCCATCGGGCGCGGTGCCGGATTCGCCCTCCTCGTGGGGTACGTCCTCGTCCAGGCGGGGTTCGGACTCCTCCTGCTCGACCTCGATCTCGGGGACGCCACGCCGCTCGTGGTGCTCCTCCCGTCGGCAGCGGTCGCCGTGCTGGGCTGGCTCCGCCTCCGCAGCGTTCCGACCCAACTCGCCCTGTTCGCAGTGGCCGTCTCTGCAGTCAGCGCGCTCCTCGTCCTGCTCCAGATCCAGGACTACATCGATCCGACGATGCTGGCGACGAGCACGGCCTTCGGCGCCACACCCGACATCGGGGGTTGGCAGGGGCATCTCGCCTTTGTCGCCCTCGGCGCGGCATGGGTGTGGTTCGCCCGCACCGGCACGCTCCGGCCCCGGAACACGGCGTTCTTCCTCGGGTCGGCATGGGCGGTCGTTTTCGGTCTCGCCCTGTATTCATCGGCCGACGGCTGGATGATCCTCTCGGGAGCGATCGCCCTCGCCCTCTTCATCACGGCGACCCAGTGGCGCAGTTCGGTACTCGCCGCCGTCGGGGCATTCGCCGGCCTGGCGCTGATCGTTCAGCTGATGCTGCTCATCCTCGACGAGCCAACGGCGACCGCCTTCGTCCTCTGGTTCGGCATCCCGGGCCTGCTGGCGCTGGGCGGGGTCTGGGCGCTTTCGAGCCGCAGCACCGAGCAGTCACCGGCACCGACCGTCGACTGACCACGGCTCGATCAGGCTGGCGTCTGGAGCCTGCCCTAACGCTCGATGCCGCCGTGGGCCATCTCGGTGAGGCGATGGACCCGCTCCGGGATCGGCGGGTGCGTCGCGAACATGCGGCCGAGTCCCCCCATGCCGCCGCCTCTGCGCCCGAACGCCTTGAGCGGATCGGCGATGAACAGCTGGGCGGTGGCCTCGTTGACCTTCATCGGGACCTGCGCGGTGCCCTCCTCGAGTTTCTGGAGCGCCCGGGCGAGCGACAACGGTGCGCCGGTCATGGCGGCACCGGTGCGGTCGGCCTCGTACTCCCGCGATCGGCCGATCGACGCCTGGATCACCATCGCGGCCAGCGGGGCGAGGATGTAGGCGAGGATGCCGACGACCGCCATGGCCGGGTTGTTGTTGCGGCGATTGCCTCCCATCCCGGTCCAGAAGGCCATGCGCACCAGGAAGGTGAGCGCGATGGCGACGGTTGCCGCGATGGATGCGATCAGGATGTCGCGGTTCTTGACGTGGCCCAGCTCGTGGGCGAGCACGCCCTCGAGTTCCGACCGGTCCATCAGCTCCAGGATGCCGGTGGTCACCGCTACGGCAGCATGCTTCGGGTTGCGACCGGTGGCGAAGGCGTTGGGCTGCGGTGAGTCGATGAGGTAGATCTTCGGCATCGGCAGGTCCTCGCGCGCCGCCAGGGACCGCACGGTCGAGTACACCTCGGGCAGCTCCTGCTCCGACACCGGCTTGGCCCGCGTCGATGCCAGGGCGATCTTGTGCGAGAAGAAGTACATGGCGAAGTTCATCACGCCGGCGATCCCCAGCGCGATCAGCGCGCCCTGATTACCGCCGACCAGCTGGCCAACGATGAGGAACAGGGCGCCCAGCGACACCATCAGGACGAAGGTCTTCATGTTGTTACGCAGCATGGGCACAGGATACCGAGGCCGGGGGCTTCGGCCACCAGAGTCCGGAACGCGCTGGGAGGCCCGCACGGGGCCTCCCAGCGCATCGGTCAGTTGTGATGAGCTCCTCAGTCGAGGAACGATTCCACCCAGTCCAGCGCGTCTTGCTTGTCCAGTCGCCACACACCACCGGTGCCGCCACAGGCCAGATTGAGCCCGTAGGAGGTGATGCCTGCGATGGTCAGGCTATCTCCGATGAAGTTGGGTCCACCGCTGTCTCCGAAGCAGGTACCTCCGGTGGCCGCGTTGTTCGAGAGCAAGAACGAGAAACCACCCGTAAAGCCAGGAGCATCCTTCTGGATGAGCCATGGGTTGGCCCGGTACCGGATCCGCTCCCCGACTGCAAAGGCGGCGTTCGCCAACTGGAGTCCGTAGCCAACCGACGTGAACGTCGTCTGGCGACCGACCTTGAGGTCGTCGAACTGCCCAGCAGTCGGGAGGCTGCCGTACGCGGGGAGATCCCAGGGCTCGTCGAGTACGACGACCCCGAGATCGTTCAGGAAGAACGCGTTGTCGTCGTAGTCGTAGAAGGTCTCGGGGTCTCCCGTCTCGGTCCAGCCGTCTGCACCCCAGTTGTCGAAGTAGATGTCTTCCGGATCGTCGAAGATCGGATAGCCATTGTCGGGCCGGTCCGTCTCGACGTCTGCGGCAAACCACAGCATCGCCTTGTCCATGCCGTACGTGCAGTGACCGGCGGTCACATACACGGTCGGCGAGATGAGGGTGCCGGAACAACGGTGACTCACCTGGAGCACGTCATCCGTATCAGGATCGTCATCGTGATCCGTGTAGAAGAAATACACGGACATACCGACCATCGGATGATCGTCCCCGTCGAGCTCACCGTTGGTGACCGCCGAACCCGGGACCGCCATCGTGAGCATGAGTACCGCCGTGGCGGCGAGAGTCAGGAATCTTCTGCGCATGAGAAGCACCTCCGTATCGATTCGTGTCTGTCCTCGCCGGGCTGAGCCCCTCGGTCCGACCGCGCGACCCTAACTTGATGTCGGGAATTACGCGCCCGAGCGAATCAACCGACCGAGAACAAACGGCGGAGGCCGTCCAGCCCGCGCAGTTCGTGCTCGCCGCGATCCTCGAGGACGAAGCCCGCATCACCGACGAGCGCAGCCGTCGTCGCCGAGATCAGCACCTCCCCGTCTCTGGCCAGCCCCAAGATGCGTGAGGCCTCGTGGACGGCGACGCCGCGCAGATCTTCGTCAGCAAACTCCACTTCCCCGGTGTGCACCGCAGCTCGCAGACCGAGTCCAAGATCCCCAGCAACTGCGATGAGAGCCCGGGCACAACGAATGGCGCGAGCGGCTCCGTCACAGACCGCGAGCACGCCGTCTCCCGTCATCCGGATTTCGACACCCCGGAACCGGCCCAACTGCTCGCGCATGCGAGTCTCATGTGACGTCACCAGATCGGCCCACGCCGTCGGCCCCATCCGTATCGCCGTGCCCGTCGAGTCGACGATGTCAGTGAACACGATCGTGGTGAGCACGCGCTCCCTGAGCGACTCCAGCGGAGAGATCCATCCCCGCACACCTGTCCAGGAGATCATCTCGAGTGGCTCGCCGCCGACCACCCACGCATCGTGGACCGCCGGGATGTCGACCACCGACATCGGCCCGACATCGAACTCGGTGCCGTCGGACAACAGAATCCCCATCCGCCCAGAGAGCACCACGCCGACATGTCGGAGCATGCACCACTCGGTGCCGACCACCGGCTTGACGTCAGTCGACCATCGCCACCCCGGCTGGTGGACGTCGTGAGACACGGTGAGGCCACCGAGGGTGACCATCTCCGACCGGAGGCGGTCCATCTCGATGACCTCGTCGGGCCCCGCGAACGGCCTGATGTACTTCGCCGTGGTTTCGTCTCGGTCCATGAAGGCTGAAACCTACCGAACGATCACGACCCGACCCGGGCCTCCAGCACCCGAAAATCCCCCAAGCCGCGTGGATGGAGCAGTGCTTCGGCGTCGACGACCTGGCTTCTCAGCACGACGCGGTGCATGGCGTCGCCGCGGCGAGCAGCGTCGAGCTCGGCGACCCGCAGCTCCACCAGCGCCTCGCGGATGCCCCACTCGCTGAGGAACTCGACCTGGCGATGGAGCCGGACCGCTGCTCCGGCTTCGACGGCGACTCGCATCAGCGCTGAGAAGTCGACATCCATCGTGATGTCGGTGGCGCCGGGTTCCAGCAGCGGGTCGGGGCCGAGATGGTGTCCCCGGTAGGTCCTGATGGTCCCCTCGGCGCGTCGGGGGGCCAGGCCGTCCGTGGTGTCGCCGTAGTCGATGACGACCACGGCGCCGCCGGCGAGTCGGTTCAGGACTCCGCGTAACCACGCTCCCGCGGCCAGTTGCACCTCGACCACCGCGTCGTCGGGCACGGACCCGGCGTGGAGGTCCGCCCACGCTGCCACCACGGACCGAGCCTCGACTTCGGCGTAACCGAGCCCTTCGTCTTCGGCGATCACCGCCCGCTCCATCCAGCGTCCCCCTCTCCGCACGGCGACCGCGGCCGGGAGGTTGTCGAGCAGCTCGTTGGCGATGACCACCCCGCGCAGTGGATCGGGGACGGCATCGAAGGTGTCGACGACGACCGCTTCGGGCACCGCCTCGCCGAGGCGCAGCTGCGCCGAAGCCGACACCTCCACCGCGACCGCGGCCACCGGTTCGGCGAGCGCATCGAGCAGCGGACGCAGCAGGCTGCCGGTCCCGGCCGCGACCTCGACGACGCTGAAGGGCTCACCGATCCGTTCCCGCTCGGCGGCGACGAAGCGGGCCAGGGTCTCGCCGAAGAGCGGCGACACTTCAGGGCTGGTGAGGAAGTCACCTTCCTTCTCGGACCGCACCGCGCCTGCCGCGAAGTAGCCGTCGGACGGGTCGTAGAGGGAGATCTCCATGAACCGATCGAACGGCATGGGACCGCGCGCGGTGATTTCATCGCGGATGCGCGCGAGAAGAGAGCTACCAGCCACCGGCTACCGGCTTCCAGCGCCTCAAGTTCACCTCCCAGGATCGCGAGAGGCTAGGCGATCATGGCATCGAGCCCCGGGGGTGCGTCTTCCGAGGCCGCAGGGCGCCCGGGACCGGAACGCGGGAAGTCCGGTAGCCGGTAGCCGGTAGCTAGTAGCGGTAACCGGTAACCGGCTAAGGCTCGACCAGGTCCACCAGTTCCGCGGCCCACGGGCAGAACTGGTTGCCGTGCTGGCTGACGAACTCGTCGTAGCCGAGGTCGTCGATGTACGACACGGTGCCGTCGCATACCTCGATGGTCATGTCGGCGAACTCGACATCCCGGATGTGCCAGTCGTGCCCGAGGTTCACCTCGCCGTCGCCGCGCTCGATGTACCCGTTGGGGATTCCCGGGTTCTCACCGGCGGCGAAGGCGGCACGCGCCCGGGCCGCGGCGTCGCCGGTCAGCAGCACGCGATAGGTCTCGCCATCGGGCGTACGGAACTCGGCGATCACGTCACCGGAGGCCGGTACGGTCGTGGTCGTGGTGTCACCCGCCGAGCCGCCGCAAGCGGCGACCAACAGGCTGATCGTCAGTGCGCCGACGAGGGCGCGGAGGGTCTTGGTCATGGCACCTTCGACGCATCGCAGGTCGCCGCGGTTCCCCACGGCGCACCTCAAGGGGCCAGAGATAGGTGACGATGCAGTAGTGCTTCCGTGGAGAACCCCACCGTGACTATCGATACCCGAAACGTCGCGGTCAGCCGGTATTGGCTGGCCGGCATTCTCCTGGCGGCGAGCGCCGCGCTCGTGGCGCTCTTCGCCGCCGTGGTCAACCAGATCGACGCCACCCGACCCGTCGGCGAGGGCGAGCTGTTCGCCTCCGATGCAGCACTGGTCGCCGAAGTGATCCAGCAGGAGAACGACCTCGACACGGCGGTTCGGACGGCACGCAACCGGCTCGGGATCCTCGCCGTATCGGTGATCGACACCGACTTCACCTATGTGGCATCCTCCTCGCCGAACCTCGTCGGAGCGTCGGTCGACATCCCGTTCTTCAGACGCGACCCGCTGCCGATGCGAGCGCTCACCGCTCCCGCCGGTCACCCGATCCACATCGACGGCATCGAAGAAGCAACTTCAGACCTGGCGATGTATCAGGTGCTCATTCCCGTCGACGACGGCGCCATGGCACTCATGTTCTATGACCTGCGCGACCTGACGGTGCGCAGGGCCACCTCGGACGGCATCACCCCGGTGACGCTCCTCCTCGGCTCGCTCGGAGTGTTGTTCGTGGTCGCCACCGCCGCCCTCATCGCCGGTCGAGCCGGTGCCCGTCGTCGGATCATCGCCGTCATCGAGGAAGCGAAAGAACTCGAGATGCGGGCCGATGAGCTCGCTCAACACAACCGCTCCCTGAGCGAGGCTCGTTCCGCCGCTGAACGAGCCCTCGCCCTGGCCGAGGAGAAGAACCGCATCCGCTCCGAGTTCGTGTTGATGATCAATCACGAGTTGAACACGCCGCTTACCGGGGTGGTGACCAGCGCCGAGCTGATGGCGGCACACCCCGACATGTCGGCCGAGGATCGTCAACACCTCGTCAACGCGATGATCCAACAGGGCGACCTCCTGAAGCGGCTCGTCTCGCGGATGCTCACGCTGGCTCGCCTGGAGAACCGCGGTCTCGGCTACTCCCTGCGTCCGGTGTCGGGCGACGCCCTCATCGCCGATCTGTCTTCCGTGGCCCGCTCCGATATCGCAGATCCGCCGGCGTCCTGGTCGGTGATGACCGACCCGGAGGGGATGGCGTCCGTGCTGTCGGCGTTCGTCGAGAATGCGCTGACCCACGGCGGCGACACCGTCCGGATCGCGTTCACGGAAGGTCTGCTGTTCGAGCCCGACCTGACCATCGGAGAACCTCCGCACGACGGTCGTTACGTGGTGGTCAGCGACGACGGCCCAGGGATCGACCCCGACTTTCTCCCCCGCATCTTCGAGAAGTTCGAGAAGCGAAGCGACAGCCCGGGTACCGGGCTCGGCCTGTACCTGGCACGCCTCATGGTCGAGGCGATGGGAGGGTCGATAGCCGTCACCACCGGACCGACGGGCAGCTCCATCGCCGTCGGTGGCCCAACGCCCCTGGAAGCGACGCTGTGAAACGCGCCCTCGCCTCCATCGTGCTGCTGTCGGCAATCACTGCGTGCAGTGGCACACCCGCCGACGAGAGCCGGGTGGTGCTGAGCGAGTACTCGATGGTCGCCTCGCCCGGCCTCCTCACGGCCGGAGCCGTCGACTTCGAGGTCGAGAATGTCGGGGAACAGGGTCACATGATGGTCATCACCGACGGCCAAGGGACGGTGCTGGCGACCACCGAAGTCATCCCACCCGGGACCACGACGACGCTCCGCGCCGAGCTCGAGGCGGGCCGCTACCTCGCCTCGTGTCGGATCGTGGTCCAACTGCCCGAGGGCCGAATCGTCGACCACCTCGAGGAGGGGATGGTCACCATGCTGCGGGTTTCAGCCGCCGACGGCGGCTCGTAGGCCCTAGCGGCCGAGCGCCCGGGCCGAGTCGCCGACCAGACCGAGCAGGTCCGGGTAGATCCCGACGGCGATCACGACGAGCACGGTGACGCCGATCGCCACCTTGAGCGGCGGCGAGAACGGCGCCCCCTCACGTACTTCGAGTCCGTCGCGCACCGGCTCCATGTACGCCGCCTTGACCACCCGGGCGTAGACCACCAGCCCAATGACCGCGTTGACTGCGGCGATCGCCGCCAGGGCCACTGCCCATCCTGAGGCGGAAGCTGCCCCGATGACCGCCTTGAACATGACGAACTTGGCGAACCATCCGGCGAGCGGCGGGATCCCGGCGAGCGAGAAGAAGAAGATGGCGAGCATCGCCGCGATGGCGGGGGCGTGTCGGTTGAGGCCTGCCCAGTCCTCGAGCTCACCGCTGCCGGTGCGCTTCGCCCCGGCGATGATCACCCCGAAGGCACCGAGGTTCATGAAGGCGTAGATCAGGGTGTAGGTGACCGAGGCGGCGATGGCGTCGCCGAGACCGACCACGTCGTAGCTGGCGGCCATGGCGAACGGCACCAGGATGAAGCCGGCGTGGGCGATCGACGAGTAACCCAGCAGGCGAACCAGGTTGGTCTGGCGCATCGCCACCAGGTTGCCGAGGGTCATCGACAGCACGGCGAGCACCCACAGCAGCGGCCCCCAGATGTGCGGGACGGTGGAGAAGGCCAGGAAGCAGACGGTCAGCATCCCCACCACGCCAGCGGCCTTCGAGCCGACGGACAGATAGGCCGCCACTGGGGTCGGGGCACCCTGGTAGGTGTCCGGCGCCCAGAAGTGGAACGGCACCGCCGCCACCTTGAAGGCGAAGCCGACGATGACAAACACCACGGCGAGGACGAAGGCGGGCTCGCCACCGAGGTCGGCGGCAGCAGCGGCGATCCCGGCGAAGGTGATTTCCCCGGTGAGGCCATAGACCAGCGACATGCCGAACAACATGACCGCGGCTGACATGACACCGGTGAGGAAGAACTTGAGCGCCGCCTCGTTGCTGCGGGTATCGCCCTTGCGCCATCCCGCCAGCAGGAAGGCCGGTGCCGACACCAGCTCGAGCGACACGAAGATCGTGATCAGGTCGCGTGACGAGGCGAGCATCACGGCACCGAGAACCGAAGCGAGCAGCAGGAAGTAGAACTCCCCCTGGTAGTACTCGTCGGCCTCCAGGTAACCGACCGAGAGCAGGATCGTCACGATGGCGGCGACGATGAACAGCCCCTTGAGCACCAGGGCGAAGGTGTCCACCACGTAGGACCCGCCGAACATCACCCGGGCCCCCGTGTCGCTGCACCCGGGCAGGTCACCACATAGCCCGAGGGTCAGGAGCGGGAAGAGAGCCGCCACCAGCCCCACCAGTCCCACCACCCCGGCCAGGTACTTCTTGTGGTCGGGGACGACGAGATCGACCCCGATCACGGCGAGGACCGTGGCCGCGAGGATCAGGTCGGGCGCGAGGGCGTGGTAGTCGAACACTCAGCCCCCGAAGGCCTTCGAGATCAGGTTGGCGACCGCGCCGTTGGTGGCGCCGAAGACGATCTTGGGGAACACGCCGATGGCCAGGATCGTGATCACCAGCGGCACCCAGGCGGTGAGTTCGTAGCGGTCGGCGTCGTGCATGTCCTTGTTGAGCCACTCGTCGGATGCCTCGCCGAGGTTGACCTTCTGGAGCATCCACAACATGTAGCCGGCGGTGAGGATGGTGCCGATGGCTCCGATCACCATGGCCGTGCGGAACACTGACAGGCTCAGACCGTCGAGCGGGTTGAACGCACCGAGCAGCGCCATGAACTCGCCCCAGAACCCGGCGAGACCCGGCAGCCCGAGTGACGCCATGGCGGTAAACCCCAGGATGCCTCCGATGATCGGCAGCACCTTGGCGTTGCCGCCGAGACGGGCCATGTCGCGGGTGTGGTACCGGTGCTGCATCGATCCGGCCAGGAAGAACAGCAGGCCGGTGATGAGCCCGTGGGCGACCATGCCGATGATGGCGGCGTTGATGCCCACCTCCGACAGGCTGGCGATGCCGAGCATCACGAAGCCCATGTGACCGACAGACGAGAAGGCGATAAGCCGTTTCATGTCGGTCTGGGCGAGACACGCCAGGGATCCGTAGATGATGGCGATCACGGCGAGGATGGCGATGATCGGGGCCCATTGCTCTGCCTGGGACGGCAGGATCGGCAGGCTGATCCGGATGATGCCGTATCCGCCGAGCTTCAAGAGGATGGCGGCGAGCAGCACCGAACCGACGGTCGGCGCCGCGGTGTGGGCGTCGGGGAGCCAGGTGTGCAGGGGCCACATCGGGACCTTCACCGCGAAGCCCAGGAGCAGGGCGGCGAACACCCAGGCTCCGAAGGTACCGGCGAACGCACCGGCCTGGCCGGCCTCGGCCAGGGCCACCATGTCGAAGGTGCGCGGGTCGCTCTTGAAGTACAGGGCGAGGAAGCCGAGCAGCATGAACGCCGACCCGAACAGGGTGAACAAGAAGAACTTGATCGAGGCGTAGAGCCTGGTCTCCACCTCCCGCCTGAACCCGGGCAGCTTTATCTTGGTCTTGTCGCCCCAGATCCCGATCATGAAGTACATCGGGAGCAGCACCACCTCGAAGAAGATGAAAAACAGCACCAGGTCGAGGGCGACGAAGGTGCCGTTCATGCCGGTGGCGAGGATCAGGATGAGGATCAGGAACGCCTTGGGGTTGTGCGGCTCCGGCCAGTGGTTCCACGAATACACGATGGCCAGCAGCGTGATGAAGGTGGATAGCACCAGCAGCGGGAGGCTGATCCCGTCGATCCCGATGTGGAACCGGGCGCCAATGGCCGAGATCCAGCTGAGGTCGGTACCCAACTGGAAGCGCTCGGCGGTTCCGGTGTCGAACCGGAGGACGGCGAGGATCGACAACGCGAAGGTGACCACGGAGACGGCGAGCGCGACGAGCTTGACCAGGCCCTCCTTCGCCTTCGGGATGAACAGCAACACGCCCGCCCCGGCCACAGGCAGGAACACGATGAGGCTCAGACCCCACCCGCTCTCGAACCAGTCCATCTCCTTGCCCTCCTCCTAGGTCACGATCAGGAAACCAACGACGAGCACGATCGCCCCCAGGAAGACCGCGCCCACGTACTGCTGAACCTTGCCGGTTGTCGTATACCGCAGCGCCTCACCGGCCTCGGAGGCGCCGCCGGCGATGGCGTTGGCGGCCAGGTCGATACCGCGCTGGTCGAGGCCACCGTAGACGAACCGACCCAGCGTCATCGACACGGCCGCAACCCCGTTGACCACCGAGTCGATGACGTAGGTGTTGGTCCAGTCGACGAACCGAGCCACCGGACCCTTGATCGGCCCGACGACGCCACCCAGGTACAGGTCGTCGATGAAGTACTTCCGCTCGAGGAGCGGGTAGAGCCCGGCGATGCGGAAACGATCGCGCTCCTCCTGGGTGGCCGCATCGCCGCGCCATAGCCGGGTGCCCAGCGCGATGCCGGCTCCGGCGGCAGCCAGGCCGATGACGGCAACGACCAGGTTGAGCGACTCGGCATGGTGGTCACCGGCGGCGAACATCCGGGTGCCCACCCAGTCGGTGAATCCGGTGAAGATCCCGGGCATGTTGACGAAGCCGGCGACGACCGCGAAGAAGGCGAGGGCGTACAACGGATAGAGCATGACCGGCTTGGGGTCGTGCGGATGCCCGTGCCCCTTGTACTCACCGAAGAACGTCAGGTAGACGGTGCGGGCCATGTAGAAGGCGGTGATGAAGGCGCCGACGATGGCGACCACCAACACGAAGGAGGCGAGCGTCCCCCCGGTGCCGCTGGTGGCGTCGTACTGGATGGACGCCAGGATCTCGTCCTTCGACCAGAAGCCGGCGAGCGGAAAGATGCCGGCGAGTGCCAATGACCCGATGAGGAACGTCTTGTAGGTCCCCGGCATGTACTTGCGCAGGCCGCCCATGTCGGTCATCTCGTTGGAGTGGACGGCGTGGATGACCGCACCCGCCCCGAGGAACAGCAGCGCCTTGAAGAAGGCATGGGTGAACAAGTGGAACAGACCGGCGGTGTATGCCCCGGCTCCCATCGCCACCACCA
Proteins encoded in this window:
- a CDS encoding Fic family protein; amino-acid sequence: MPHSLEVDDVLREIWLLDTHHSTAIEGTTLSEADVRAVVERGEARGSIKEALEVKAYAAAAAWVYESAATAQSPLDLATVRQVHRLVVGPVWAAFPPPTRDEPGAFRSTGVLVGGRGRFSPSPATSVHADMTAWADEATPDETVHPITRAAGRHARFERIHPFVDGNGRVGRLLMNWELIQSGYPPVVIRLDQRDRYLRALERSDRNDTTGLVELLVRAVSESINRFILPRLAGDARLITLAALAEGSPYSSTYMRQLAVSGRLRAARHGGLWLSSRAALDDYRASRSPRGRRASGDG
- a CDS encoding zinc metalloprotease HtpX — protein: MLRNNMKTFVLMVSLGALFLIVGQLVGGNQGALIALGIAGVMNFAMYFFSHKIALASTRAKPVSEQELPEVYSTVRSLAAREDLPMPKIYLIDSPQPNAFATGRNPKHAAVAVTTGILELMDRSELEGVLAHELGHVKNRDILIASIAATVAIALTFLVRMAFWTGMGGNRRNNNPAMAVVGILAYILAPLAAMVIQASIGRSREYEADRTGAAMTGAPLSLARALQKLEEGTAQVPMKVNEATAQLFIADPLKAFGRRGGGMGGLGRMFATHPPIPERVHRLTEMAHGGIER
- a CDS encoding trypsin-like serine protease, with translation MRRRFLTLAATAVLMLTMAVPGSAVTNGELDGDDHPMVGMSVYFFYTDHDDDPDTDDVLQVSHRCSGTLISPTVYVTAGHCTYGMDKAMLWFAADVETDRPDNGYPIFDDPEDIYFDNWGADGWTETGDPETFYDYDDNAFFLNDLGVVVLDEPWDLPAYGSLPTAGQFDDLKVGRQTTFTSVGYGLQLANAAFAVGERIRYRANPWLIQKDAPGFTGGFSFLLSNNAATGGTCFGDSGGPNFIGDSLTIAGITSYGLNLACGGTGGVWRLDKQDALDWVESFLD
- a CDS encoding adenylate/guanylate cyclase domain-containing protein, whose protein sequence is MDRDETTAKYIRPFAGPDEVIEMDRLRSEMVTLGGLTVSHDVHQPGWRWSTDVKPVVGTEWCMLRHVGVVLSGRMGILLSDGTEFDVGPMSVVDIPAVHDAWVVGGEPLEMISWTGVRGWISPLESLRERVLTTIVFTDIVDSTGTAIRMGPTAWADLVTSHETRMREQLGRFRGVEIRMTGDGVLAVCDGAARAIRCARALIAVAGDLGLGLRAAVHTGEVEFADEDLRGVAVHEASRILGLARDGEVLISATTAALVGDAGFVLEDRGEHELRGLDGLRRLFSVG
- a CDS encoding SAM-dependent methyltransferase, coding for MPFDRFMEISLYDPSDGYFAAGAVRSEKEGDFLTSPEVSPLFGETLARFVAAERERIGEPFSVVEVAAGTGSLLRPLLDALAEPVAAVAVEVSASAQLRLGEAVPEAVVVDTFDAVPDPLRGVVIANELLDNLPAAVAVRRGGRWMERAVIAEDEGLGYAEVEARSVVAAWADLHAGSVPDDAVVEVQLAAGAWLRGVLNRLAGGAVVVIDYGDTTDGLAPRRAEGTIRTYRGHHLGPDPLLEPGATDITMDVDFSALMRVAVEAGAAVRLHRQVEFLSEWGIREALVELRVAELDAARRGDAMHRVVLRSQVVDAEALLHPRGLGDFRVLEARVGS
- a CDS encoding HAMP domain-containing sensor histidine kinase, translated to MTIDTRNVAVSRYWLAGILLAASAALVALFAAVVNQIDATRPVGEGELFASDAALVAEVIQQENDLDTAVRTARNRLGILAVSVIDTDFTYVASSSPNLVGASVDIPFFRRDPLPMRALTAPAGHPIHIDGIEEATSDLAMYQVLIPVDDGAMALMFYDLRDLTVRRATSDGITPVTLLLGSLGVLFVVATAALIAGRAGARRRIIAVIEEAKELEMRADELAQHNRSLSEARSAAERALALAEEKNRIRSEFVLMINHELNTPLTGVVTSAELMAAHPDMSAEDRQHLVNAMIQQGDLLKRLVSRMLTLARLENRGLGYSLRPVSGDALIADLSSVARSDIADPPASWSVMTDPEGMASVLSAFVENALTHGGDTVRIAFTEGLLFEPDLTIGEPPHDGRYVVVSDDGPGIDPDFLPRIFEKFEKRSDSPGTGLGLYLARLMVEAMGGSIAVTTGPTGSSIAVGGPTPLEATL
- a CDS encoding NADH-quinone oxidoreductase subunit N, which produces MFDYHALAPDLILAATVLAVIGVDLVVPDHKKYLAGVVGLVGLVAALFPLLTLGLCGDLPGCSDTGARVMFGGSYVVDTFALVLKGLFIVAAIVTILLSVGYLEADEYYQGEFYFLLLASVLGAVMLASSRDLITIFVSLELVSAPAFLLAGWRKGDTRSNEAALKFFLTGVMSAAVMLFGMSLVYGLTGEITFAGIAAAAADLGGEPAFVLAVVFVIVGFAFKVAAVPFHFWAPDTYQGAPTPVAAYLSVGSKAAGVVGMLTVCFLAFSTVPHIWGPLLWVLAVLSMTLGNLVAMRQTNLVRLLGYSSIAHAGFILVPFAMAASYDVVGLGDAIAASVTYTLIYAFMNLGAFGVIIAGAKRTGSGELEDWAGLNRHAPAIAAMLAIFFFSLAGIPPLAGWFAKFVMFKAVIGAASASGWAVALAAIAAVNAVIGLVVYARVVKAAYMEPVRDGLEVREGAPFSPPLKVAIGVTVLVVIAVGIYPDLLGLVGDSARALGR